The Candidatus Celerinatantimonas neptuna DNA segment CAGTTAACCACCTCAGGGAAAATTGCCCCCTTGCAACTGATTACCGATGGCAGCGAACCCAATACAGCTCAGTTTGTTCAGAGCTATGTTCAAGGTGTCTGGCGAATATGGTTACAACAACGAGCCCTACAAAAAGGCCATACGCTCCAAACGATGATCAGCACGACAACACGAGTTTGGTTTAACCCAGCAGCGATAAGTCGACACTTTATAATTCCCGGTGCCATTAGCATTATTATGACAGTCATTGGCACTATTCTTACCTCTTTAGTTATCGCAAGAGAGTGGGAAAATGGCACAATGGAAGCACTATTATCCACCCGCTTAACACGTATTGAACTGCTCCTGTCAAAACTACTGCCCTACTATCTACTTGGATTACTTGCCATGGGTATTTGCGTCGTTGTGGCAACGGTTGTACTCGATGTTCCTCTTCGCGGCTCACTACTCACTCTCACTCTGACAACGCTGCTATTTCTAACATGCAGTATGGGAATCGGGCTATTAATCTCGACAGTTACTAAAAATCAATTTAATGCCGCCATGATCGCATTAAACGCAGCGTTTCTTCCTGCTGTAATGCTCTCTGGATTTGTTTTTGAAATTGATAGTATGCCCGCTATTGTAAGACTGGCGAGTTACATGGTTCCGGCACGTTATTTTGTCAGCATCCTTAAAACAGTCTTTCTGGCAGGAAACTTAGGCGTACTTATCACCATCAATAGTCTCTACCTTTTCGCATCGGCACTATTATTTATTGGTTTAACCTATTTTAAAACCCCCACCAGATTGGAGGTTCGATAATGTTTTTCCGGTTATTAACGCTCATTCGTAAAGAATTACAATCCTTACTGCACGAAAAGCAAACCCGAACATTATTAATCTTACCCGTTATCTTACAGGTGTTAGTCTTTCCATTTGCAGCGACATTGGATGTTACACATGCTAGTCTGGCCGTGTTTAATCAGGATAACGGGGAAGCGTCTGTCAAACTAGTTCAACGAGTTGCGCATAGTAAAACTTTTGATCATATTATTCCGGTGTACAATAAGCATGATCTGAGGAATATTCTCGATAATCAGAAAGCTCTTCTCGCTGTTCGCATTCCTTCTGATTTTTCAGCCAGCATCGCGGCCCATAAACCCACGCAGGTTCAATTATTATTAGATGGTAGAGACTCAAATAGTGCCCAGATAGCAGCAAGCTATATCACACAAATAGTCCAACGATTTAATGTTGAACAAACAGGGGCAACGAATCTTAACAAAGCTCTAATTATCCATAATTGGTACAATCCCAATCTTCATTACAAATGGTTCATTGTTCCATCACTCATCGCTTTGATAACGACCATTGGAGTCATGATTGTTACATCTCTCTCCGTAGCCCGAGAACGGGAACAGGGAACTTTAGAGCAATTATTAGTTTCACCTTTAAGTACAGGGGAGATATTCCTCGGGAAAGCAATTCCTGCAATTATTGTTGCTATGATCCAGGCAACTATTGTCTTTGCAACATCCGTCTTTGGCTATCGCATTCCATTTCACGGATCATTATTACTTTTCTATTCAGCAATGCTGCTCTATGGGTTATCACTCATTGGCGTTGGATTACTAATTTCAGCCTTTTGCAAAACCCAGCAACAGGCATTTATTGGTGTTTTCGTTTTCTTGATGCCAGCCATCTTGCTATCAGGCTATGTTGCTCCCGTTGAAAATATGCCGTTATGGTTACAAAAAATAGTATGGATTAATCCTGTTCTTCACTTTACTAATATCACCAAGCAGGTATACCTCAAAGGGGCAACCATTGATGTTATAGCTCCCCAGTTAATTGCCCTGACGTTGATAACCATCGTTGCAACGGCTATCGCCTACAGAGTTTTCAAACGCAAAATAAGTTAATCTGGATAAAATACAGACTTTTTAAATCGACATATTACATAAGCCATCACACTTAAGAAAAATGACTTTCAAACAGGAATCTTTAGCTCAAGTGGAGGTAAAACAGAATTCGCAATCTCCGTGATGAATAAGATTAATTGTAAGTATTTACTTACTTTTTACAGCTTTTTTATCCATGCTCTTCTAAAAAATATAAATCACAGATAAATGCACGAAGAACCAAGAGATGGCCAATCAAAAGACTTGCTAATAATAATTATAAAGCTGAGTTCTTAGACAATATCTGGCTCCAAATAAACCAATGGATAAACAGAAAACTGAATCGTTATTCTCATTTGCGCCATATCAGAACTATTTTCTGATATGGCGCAAATTAAACTTTGAAGCTTGCTACATGCTTATTCAATTCCTGGTATAACTCAGTAATCTGTAAAGACTGAGTTCGGATCAAACCTGAAACTTCTTCGACACCATCCGTCTGATCTTTTAGCTGCAGCAGGTTTTCGGTAATAGAATGTGCAACGGTTGATTGCTCCTGAGTCGCATGGGACGTATGCTCTGCCATTTCCTGCACTTTTTCAAAGGAATTACTTAGAGCATCAAAAATATGAGCCACTTCTTTAAATGTCTCTATGGTATTATCCGCGTTACTCCGGCTCGTTTTAATCGAACGGGAAGACTCTTGAACATTCGTTTTCAGTTGTTCAATCATTGACTCAATTTCATTGGTACTTTCTCGAGTTCGCGTTGCCAGGGTACGAACTTCATCAGCAACAACTGCAAAGCCTCGCCCTTGTTCACCTGCACGAGCCGCTTCGATAGCAGCATTCAGTGCTAATAAATTGGTCTGTTCGGCAATTTTTCGAATGACTTCCAACACGGAGGCAATAGCTTCTGAACTTTTCTCTAATTCATTCGAATGAGTTAACGCCTGTTCAATATCATTCGCCAAACTTTCAATTGCCTGGTTGGATGAATGAACGGCATCCATCCCCTGTTTAGTTAACTGGCTTGAATTATCTGCCTCATCTGCCGTATTTTTAGCAACCTCCGCCATCTGCTGATTGGACATACTCATTTCATTACCAGCACTCACAATCATATCTGAAGCACTGACCAATGCATGCGTAATACTCCCTGCTTTTTCAGATACATCATTTAATGACGTTGTCATATTCCCTAAACTACCTGATTGTGTCTGTACGCTATGAATGATCGTTCTTAAACGCTCAACAAAACCGTCAAATTCATTGGCCAAGTCACCGAGTTCATCTTTAGACTGAGAATTGATACGTTGGGTCAAATCACCATCACCCTCAGCAATCTCTCTGATTCGACGCGCCATATTTTCAACATTGTTGGTCAATTGCCGGGGAACCAGATAACCGACACTGGCCGCAACCAAAAAGGCGATCACAATGATAATCATCGCCATATTCTGATAATAATTGATCCTTTTGACCATTTGTTTTTCAGCACCACGAGCATGGTTTCGAACTAATTCGCCTGCTTTATCTAGTAATTCCCGTAATTCATCGAATTTTTTATCTGCTACTTCAAAGTGTTTTGGTAAATACGCTTTTTTCGAAGCCTGGGGAGAGGCTAAGAAAACTTTACTTTCCTGAAACCATTCATTAAATATCGCATCAAAATCATCATAAGGTTTGATAAGTTCTGGCTCTGAAGATAAATAACTACGATAACTATGAAAACGTCGTATGGCCTGCTGGGCATTTTCCTGAAAATACGCTTTATTCTTCTCAAAATCCCCAATACCATTAATAATTTTCTGTTGTGCTAAACGTGCCTGGTAAAGATCACGATCGGCATTCAAAACCTCGGTAACCGCTTCGACATATCGTTCAATATCTTTAGCCGTAGAGCTATCTATTGCTTCTATACGACGGGTGTGATTGCGTAAATTCTCCCCTGCTCTGTCAAGCATATTCCTTATCAGCTGAAATTTTTTATCGAGATTAATAAATTCATCCGAAAGCTTGATGCCAGCTTCTGATGAGCTCAATAGATTTTTGCTCGCCTGCATCCATTGGTCATAACGCTGATCAAATGACTCAAATGGTGTCACCAACTCCGGTTCATCCGCAATATATCCCCGGTACTTATGAAATCGATCTAAGACCTGCTGTGCATTCTCTTCAAAAATTGCCCGGTTTTCAGAGAGTGTTCCCTCATGGCTCAATATTTTTTCTTGCGCCAAACGAGCCTGATAAATATCACGATCTGCATTAAGTACAGAGGTTATAGCCTCAAAATAATGCTCTGCCTGCCTTTTCATCGCATCCTTTTGGATCGTAGTCATAAACATCATCAATGAGAAAAGACTGGCCAGGATAATAGCCAAAATAAAAATAGGAAGCATCATTTTGATCTGTATTGAATGCAAACGCATGCTAATTCCTTTAACTCTCCATACCGATAAATTGAGTCTAGGAAAGGAATCCATATCTAGCAACTACCGGAAAAAAATCATTTTTCGTTTGATTTGCCCTAGTACACCAATATAGCAATAAATTTTAATTGTGGGTCCAAAAGGTTGATGATGGCCACAGACAAGAGCAGACCGTAATGATCATCCCATATAAATAGAGAACTAGCGATTCAATCATGAATCGGCAAATATCACTCTTTTAGTCATGGGTAGACGCTAAGATAAAGCGATACAAAAATGACTGAACTGAAGAAAACTAATTGAAAAAAGACAATAGTCGTGAGGTCATGAATAAACATTATGACCTCACATCATTCATCACATTGAACTAATCACTAAATTTCTGCTGTAGATAGCGATTAATATCATTTGATTCATACATCCATTCCTGTCGACCATCATCATGGATGATATGTAAACATGGCACTTGTTGCTTTCCCCCTCCTTCAGATAGACGCTGTCGGGCTTTGGGGGCTCGCCTGATATTCGCCATCTGAATGGGTAAACATAAACGATGAATTTCTTTTTTAACTTTGATACAAAACGGACATGTTGCAAATTGATACAAGGTCAACTGACTACACTGGCGGGCAATTTCAACTTGTTTGGTCGGATCCCTTTTAATTGGTTTGGGCTTTGATAATTCAGCATAGATCAGCATAAATGGCATTAAAACTCGGCGTAATACCTTAAAAAATAGACGAATCAAAATTTTCATAAACTTGTCTTTAACTTACCTTCAATAGATATTGATGATACATATAAAAAATATACATGTTAATGCTAAAATTCAGATCTAAATTTAATATTATAACTATCTGTTTCCACAAACTCCCGACAAAAATGAAATATATGAATTTATAATTTTCCCCAACTAAATATTTCATACATATGAGAATCGCTCCAATTG contains these protein-coding regions:
- the ybhS gene encoding putative multidrug ABC transporter permease YbhS, whose amino-acid sequence is MTARRSSISIRRLLAMCRKESYQIIRDPSNALIAIIIPLLLLFIFGYGINLDTGIQHIGIVAEQNGPATRNLITTFHDSPYLHITVSDHRQPLIAKMQRGAIRGIVIIPTDFDQLTTSGKIAPLQLITDGSEPNTAQFVQSYVQGVWRIWLQQRALQKGHTLQTMISTTTRVWFNPAAISRHFIIPGAISIIMTVIGTILTSLVIAREWENGTMEALLSTRLTRIELLLSKLLPYYLLGLLAMGICVVVATVVLDVPLRGSLLTLTLTTLLFLTCSMGIGLLISTVTKNQFNAAMIALNAAFLPAVMLSGFVFEIDSMPAIVRLASYMVPARYFVSILKTVFLAGNLGVLITINSLYLFASALLFIGLTYFKTPTRLEVR
- the ybhR gene encoding putative multidrug ABC transporter permease YbhR; protein product: MFFRLLTLIRKELQSLLHEKQTRTLLILPVILQVLVFPFAATLDVTHASLAVFNQDNGEASVKLVQRVAHSKTFDHIIPVYNKHDLRNILDNQKALLAVRIPSDFSASIAAHKPTQVQLLLDGRDSNSAQIAASYITQIVQRFNVEQTGATNLNKALIIHNWYNPNLHYKWFIVPSLIALITTIGVMIVTSLSVAREREQGTLEQLLVSPLSTGEIFLGKAIPAIIVAMIQATIVFATSVFGYRIPFHGSLLLFYSAMLLYGLSLIGVGLLISAFCKTQQQAFIGVFVFLMPAILLSGYVAPVENMPLWLQKIVWINPVLHFTNITKQVYLKGATIDVIAPQLIALTLITIVATAIAYRVFKRKIS